One window of the Thermasporomyces composti genome contains the following:
- a CDS encoding helix-turn-helix transcriptional regulator has protein sequence MSETSARLLKLLSLLQTPREWTGTELAERLGVTTRTIRRDVERLRELGYPVHATRGTAGYRLGAGASLPPLLLDDEEAVAVVVGLRTAAGGSVAGLEEPSLRALTKLEQVLPSRLRYRVTTLHTATVRAGDEPGPRVAAETLMAVAEACRRRERLRFDYTDAHGAETVRTVEPQTLVSFGRRWYLVAFDLDRSEWRTFRVDRLRPRTPTGPRFEPRPLPYDDVATYVARQLSQAAWPYQATVALHESATAVADRVWPGMGAVEAVDDRSCLLHVGADSPWALVWMITSVDADFTLISGPPEVRVALRAHGLRCLRAVDGPDDASEEADPPRLGRP, from the coding sequence ATGTCGGAGACGTCGGCCCGGTTGCTCAAGCTGCTCTCACTGCTGCAGACACCACGTGAGTGGACCGGCACGGAGCTCGCCGAGCGGCTGGGTGTCACCACCCGCACCATCCGCCGCGACGTCGAGCGGCTCCGGGAGCTCGGCTACCCCGTGCACGCGACGCGGGGTACGGCCGGCTATCGGCTCGGCGCCGGAGCGTCGCTGCCGCCGCTGTTGCTCGACGACGAGGAGGCGGTCGCGGTGGTCGTCGGTCTGCGGACAGCCGCGGGCGGATCGGTCGCCGGACTGGAGGAGCCGTCGCTGCGGGCGCTCACCAAGCTCGAGCAGGTGCTGCCGTCGCGGCTGCGCTACCGCGTCACCACCCTGCACACCGCGACCGTCCGAGCCGGCGACGAGCCCGGACCGCGAGTCGCCGCGGAGACGCTGATGGCCGTCGCCGAAGCCTGTCGCCGACGCGAACGGCTGCGCTTCGACTACACCGACGCGCACGGCGCTGAGACTGTCCGCACCGTCGAGCCGCAGACGCTGGTCAGCTTCGGCCGGCGGTGGTACCTCGTCGCGTTCGACCTCGACCGCTCCGAGTGGCGTACGTTCCGCGTCGACCGACTGCGGCCCCGTACCCCGACGGGGCCGCGCTTTGAACCGCGTCCGTTGCCGTACGACGACGTCGCGACGTACGTGGCGCGCCAGCTGTCCCAGGCGGCTTGGCCCTACCAGGCTACGGTGGCGCTGCACGAATCCGCCACCGCCGTGGCCGACCGGGTGTGGCCGGGCATGGGAGCCGTCGAGGCCGTCGACGATCGCAGCTGCCTGCTGCACGTCGGCGCCGACAGCCCATGGGCGCTGGTTTGGATGATCACCTCGGTCGACGCGGACTTCACGCTGATCAGCGGGCCGCCCGAGGTGCGCGTTGCCTTGCGGGCACACGGGCTGCGCTGTCTCCGCGCCGTCGACGGCCCCGACGACGCATCGGAAGAGGCCGATCCACCACGGCTGGGTCGTCCGTAA
- a CDS encoding epoxide hydrolase family protein produces the protein MTITHEDIRPFHIDIPDTQLDDLKARLADTRWPDELPDVGWDYGVPVSYLKQLAEYWRTTYDWRAQEKRLNGYDQFVTEIDGVNVHFLHVRSPEPDALPLLLIHGWPGTFVEFLDVIGPLSDPRSYGGDPRDAFHLVIPSPPGFAFSGPTRRVGDANSDRYAEVFAALMAKLGYDRYGTQGGDLGSIVGPQLGRIDTEHVVGVHVNGLLTMGAAWGADPSTFDEADQKRFAELQNFDAIGGYAAIQSTRPQSLAVGMHDSPAGLLCWLADIFHNFSNPAKELPEDAVDKDAFLTNVSIYWFTETFASSTRIYKESQQWGAELRSSGVPTGCALFPGDTTIRAIAERENNVVHWKEYDRGGHFAAMEAPDLLVADVRAFFRTLR, from the coding sequence ATGACGATCACCCACGAGGACATCCGTCCCTTCCACATCGACATTCCTGACACCCAGCTGGACGACCTCAAGGCCCGCTTGGCCGACACCCGCTGGCCGGACGAGCTGCCGGACGTCGGTTGGGACTACGGCGTTCCGGTCAGCTACCTCAAACAGCTCGCCGAGTACTGGCGGACGACGTACGACTGGCGTGCGCAGGAGAAGCGGCTCAACGGCTACGACCAGTTCGTCACCGAGATCGATGGTGTCAACGTCCACTTCCTGCACGTTCGCTCGCCGGAGCCGGACGCGCTGCCGTTGCTGCTGATCCACGGTTGGCCCGGCACCTTCGTCGAGTTCCTCGACGTGATCGGCCCGCTCAGCGATCCCCGCTCGTACGGCGGCGACCCGCGGGACGCGTTCCACCTCGTGATCCCATCGCCGCCGGGATTCGCGTTCTCTGGACCGACGCGCCGAGTCGGCGACGCGAACAGTGACCGGTACGCCGAGGTGTTCGCCGCGTTGATGGCGAAGCTCGGCTACGACCGGTACGGCACGCAGGGTGGCGACCTGGGCTCGATCGTCGGGCCACAGCTCGGCCGCATCGACACCGAGCACGTCGTCGGCGTCCATGTCAACGGACTCCTGACGATGGGCGCCGCGTGGGGAGCCGATCCCAGCACGTTCGACGAGGCCGACCAGAAGCGGTTCGCTGAGCTGCAGAACTTCGACGCGATCGGTGGCTACGCCGCGATCCAGTCGACTCGCCCGCAGTCACTCGCCGTCGGCATGCACGACTCGCCGGCCGGGCTGCTGTGCTGGCTGGCCGACATCTTCCACAACTTCAGCAACCCGGCCAAGGAGCTGCCCGAGGACGCGGTCGACAAGGACGCGTTCCTCACCAACGTCTCGATCTACTGGTTCACCGAGACGTTCGCGTCCTCGACCCGAATCTACAAGGAGTCGCAGCAGTGGGGCGCTGAGCTGCGAAGCTCTGGCGTGCCGACCGGGTGCGCGCTGTTCCCCGGCGATACGACGATCCGAGCGATCGCGGAACGGGAGAACAACGTCGTCCACTGGAAGGAGTACGACCGTGGCGGCCACTTCGCCGCCATGGAGGCACCCGACCTTCTGGTCGCGGACGTTCGGGCGTTCTTCCGCACGCTGCGCTGA
- a CDS encoding SDR family NAD(P)-dependent oxidoreductase has protein sequence MSSLALVTGATSGIGRAFADRLASDGYDLIAVGRDTARLDDLVAAHSHVAVRPLAADLSTPEGIATVAAVASEEPVDMLINNAGVAHYMPLADLPPHKASEVINVKILAATQLARAVLGGMLQRRSGTIINVSGMIAFSGPAPSSVMPRRAVYGGALAYLLAFSQLLRAELEGTGIRVQALLPGVVATEFHTRQGMDLSAVPRMSPDDVVTASLRGLELGETVTAPGVEDTSLLDAVFAADLAAFGGQSPELASRYRR, from the coding sequence ATGAGCTCACTCGCACTCGTCACCGGTGCCACGTCCGGGATCGGGCGTGCCTTCGCTGACCGCCTGGCCTCCGACGGATACGACCTCATCGCGGTTGGACGGGATACGGCCCGGCTGGACGACCTGGTCGCCGCCCACTCACACGTCGCCGTCCGCCCACTCGCCGCCGACCTGTCAACACCCGAGGGCATCGCGACGGTCGCGGCCGTGGCCTCGGAGGAGCCCGTCGACATGCTCATCAACAATGCCGGCGTCGCGCACTACATGCCCTTGGCCGATCTTCCCCCGCACAAAGCCAGCGAGGTGATCAACGTCAAGATCCTCGCGGCTACCCAGCTCGCGCGGGCGGTGCTGGGCGGAATGCTGCAACGACGTTCCGGCACGATCATCAACGTCAGCGGCATGATCGCGTTCAGCGGCCCTGCGCCGTCGTCCGTCATGCCCCGACGGGCCGTCTACGGCGGCGCGCTCGCCTACCTGCTCGCCTTCTCCCAGCTTCTTCGAGCCGAGCTGGAAGGCACCGGCATCCGCGTCCAGGCCCTCCTGCCCGGCGTCGTCGCGACCGAGTTCCACACCCGCCAGGGCATGGACCTCAGCGCCGTCCCACGCATGTCACCCGACGACGTGGTCACCGCCAGCCTCCGCGGGCTCGAGCTCGGCGAGACGGTCACCGCGCCCGGCGTGGAGGACACCTCCCTCCTCGATGCGGTGTTCGCCGCCGATCTCGCCGCGTTCGGCGGGCAGAGCCCTGAGCTGGCCAGCCGCTACCGGCGATGA
- a CDS encoding GntR family transcriptional regulator, whose protein sequence is MHALPDTLTSGSLRTDRLSQGVYGLCELLRERIRAGHYGEEGRLPSEFVLIRELGVSRTRLRAALEILRNEGTLTRKRGHGTFASGRRLVHRPRRVRGFAATVAARHLTVTREVLSASTWAMDPLTADDFGVAPGTPMHVVERLTRLDGEPFSLGAYVVRGDLAPDLLTQEFRGLDMRDWLAASSVVPLTSVDVTVEAVAADARAAAYLRCAEGSPLLRMNRHFLVSDDELLAFGSATMRGDRFVYQAARQPLDLAAERSQGKVSSP, encoded by the coding sequence ATGCATGCGCTGCCGGACACCCTCACGAGCGGGTCACTGCGGACAGACCGCCTGTCGCAGGGGGTCTATGGGCTTTGTGAGCTGCTCCGGGAACGGATCCGTGCCGGCCACTACGGCGAGGAGGGCCGGCTGCCGAGCGAGTTCGTGTTGATCAGGGAGCTCGGTGTCAGCCGGACCCGGCTTCGAGCCGCGCTCGAGATCTTGCGAAACGAGGGAACGCTCACGCGCAAACGAGGCCATGGCACCTTCGCCTCCGGCAGGCGACTGGTGCACAGGCCACGTCGCGTCCGCGGTTTCGCGGCGACGGTCGCGGCACGTCACCTGACCGTCACGCGTGAGGTTCTGTCCGCCTCCACGTGGGCGATGGATCCCTTGACGGCCGACGACTTCGGGGTCGCGCCCGGGACGCCGATGCACGTGGTCGAGCGGCTGACCCGCCTGGACGGTGAGCCGTTCTCGCTGGGCGCCTACGTCGTCCGAGGAGACCTCGCTCCAGACCTGCTCACCCAGGAGTTCCGTGGGCTCGACATGCGTGACTGGCTCGCCGCCTCCTCCGTGGTCCCGCTCACCTCCGTCGACGTCACGGTCGAGGCGGTCGCGGCCGACGCCCGTGCCGCGGCGTATCTGCGGTGCGCCGAGGGGAGCCCGCTGCTTCGGATGAACCGCCACTTCCTGGTCAGCGACGACGAGCTGCTGGCGTTCGGCTCCGCGACCATGCGGGGTGATCGCTTCGTCTACCAGGCCGCCCGCCAGCCGCTCGATCTCGCGGCCGAACGATCTCAGGGAAAGGTGTCCTCACCATGA
- a CDS encoding isochorismatase family protein, giving the protein MTRIWDAYLTEQDKAHLAASGERPPFGFGESPVVLSIDNYRAVVGDEPQPLLESIKTWPSSTGLAGWKALAQIEKLFARAREVGIPIVHITGLSPAESGVASWGRGRGVPGPKDAAALDREARRFDIVEQAAPLPGEAVLRKTAPSAFFGTPLMAHLNAIGADTLIVCGESTSGCVRASVVDARSYRFRVVVVEECVYDRHEACHAINLFDMNQKYADVLPLADVLAWMDKYAAAKRSTAA; this is encoded by the coding sequence ATGACGAGAATCTGGGACGCGTACCTGACCGAGCAGGACAAGGCGCATCTCGCCGCCAGCGGCGAGCGTCCACCGTTCGGCTTCGGCGAGTCGCCCGTCGTGCTCTCCATCGACAACTACCGGGCGGTCGTCGGCGACGAACCACAACCCCTCTTGGAGTCCATCAAGACCTGGCCGAGCAGCACCGGGCTCGCCGGCTGGAAAGCCCTCGCGCAGATCGAGAAGCTGTTCGCCCGTGCCCGCGAGGTCGGCATCCCCATCGTGCACATCACGGGCTTGTCGCCGGCCGAGTCAGGGGTGGCGTCCTGGGGCCGAGGCCGTGGCGTTCCCGGGCCGAAGGACGCGGCAGCGCTCGACCGTGAGGCGCGTCGCTTCGACATCGTGGAGCAGGCGGCGCCGCTGCCCGGTGAGGCGGTGCTCCGCAAGACGGCCCCGAGCGCCTTCTTCGGCACGCCCCTGATGGCGCACCTCAACGCCATCGGCGCCGACACGCTCATCGTGTGCGGCGAGTCGACGTCGGGTTGTGTCCGCGCGAGCGTGGTCGACGCGCGCTCCTACCGCTTCCGTGTGGTCGTGGTCGAGGAATGCGTGTACGACCGGCACGAGGCCTGCCACGCGATCAACCTCTTCGACATGAACCAGAAGTACGCCGACGTGCTGCCGCTCGCGGACGTCCTCGCCTGGATGGACAAGTACGCCGCCGCCAAGCGGAGCACCGCCGCCTGA
- a CDS encoding isochorismatase family protein, whose product MNASLSWNDFLTEQDKAHLEKVWKKTEPFGFGAKPAILVIDAYYGALGLAREPLLTSVETWPMSCGLEGWAAIDRTVELLAVARSAGVPVIYVKGMDGGFPAPWARRSGGDRLAHLPPEMRAKANEIVAEIAPEPGDLVIQKTAPSAFWGTPLAFYLQYHGIDTLICCGETTSGCVRATVVDGATLRYRMGVVAECCFDRTQASHYINLFDMNQKYADVISIPDVAAYLDSLSSATSSSAEQLVGAST is encoded by the coding sequence ATGAATGCTTCCCTGTCCTGGAACGACTTCCTGACCGAGCAGGACAAGGCTCACCTCGAGAAGGTGTGGAAGAAGACCGAGCCGTTCGGGTTCGGCGCCAAGCCCGCGATCCTCGTCATCGACGCCTACTACGGTGCTCTCGGTCTGGCGCGTGAGCCGCTCCTGACGTCGGTCGAAACCTGGCCCATGAGCTGTGGACTCGAGGGATGGGCGGCGATCGACCGCACGGTCGAGCTGCTCGCCGTGGCGCGGAGCGCGGGTGTGCCCGTGATCTACGTCAAGGGGATGGACGGTGGGTTCCCAGCTCCCTGGGCACGGCGCTCGGGAGGAGACCGGCTCGCGCACCTGCCTCCCGAGATGCGGGCGAAGGCGAACGAGATCGTTGCCGAGATCGCGCCCGAGCCGGGAGACCTCGTCATCCAGAAGACCGCGCCGAGCGCCTTCTGGGGAACACCGTTGGCGTTCTACCTGCAGTACCACGGCATCGATACGTTGATCTGCTGCGGCGAGACGACCTCCGGCTGTGTCCGCGCGACCGTCGTCGACGGCGCGACGCTCCGCTACCGGATGGGCGTGGTCGCCGAATGCTGCTTCGACCGCACACAGGCGTCGCACTACATCAACCTCTTCGACATGAACCAGAAGTACGCCGACGTCATCTCGATCCCTGACGTGGCGGCCTATCTCGACTCCCTTTCCTCCGCGACCAGCTCCTCCGCCGAGCAGCTCGTCGGCGCTTCGACCTGA
- a CDS encoding ABC transporter substrate-binding protein yields MTTSSRRAGRLVLACVAMLGMLLPACAASGSSPGAAAEGSDRPSAAPAIEWITTADPPAERAENVVKDGVLRVRFYDEPSGFDPATIFRVESENIAFNIYSGLVTYDGVTGEIIPDVAERWETEDNKRWTFYLRDDVTFHRGYGKLTSTDVRYSYERIMDPATGSPYASEFADITSIETPDDYTVVIELAEPDGNFLHKVANYHQGQIVSRKAIEEFGDDYAFNPIGTGPFMFANYKPGHSFTLIRFDDYFRGPAPLQRIEYSIIKDDETAAIALQNGEVDVVMRQRGDERIAELANEGYRMYFREAYGISVKMFNPDVKPLADPRVRRAWAHAVDWKTIRETVSPLSSSPASNILPPWMDVHTDDVPRYEYNPEKARKLLAEAGYPNGFTVTQLGRTSDGVTQEDQLEQSYLAEVGIKVEFELVDTAVNNERRNAGDFEVAGRLLPAINPDTILFSYLAPENIAPKGMNGSRYDNPELYQKLRRARATTDPDERKRLYAEVQRIAMTDLPYLPTSAAHQIWPAAPNVRGIAINPLAQVNLHDVYLVEES; encoded by the coding sequence ATGACCACATCTTCTCGTCGTGCGGGCAGGCTTGTGCTCGCATGTGTGGCCATGCTCGGCATGCTGCTCCCCGCCTGCGCGGCGAGCGGGTCATCACCCGGTGCGGCGGCGGAGGGCAGCGACAGGCCGTCCGCCGCCCCCGCGATCGAGTGGATCACCACGGCGGATCCACCGGCCGAGCGAGCCGAGAACGTCGTGAAGGACGGGGTCCTCAGGGTCCGGTTCTACGACGAGCCGAGTGGATTCGATCCCGCGACCATCTTCCGCGTCGAGAGCGAGAACATCGCCTTCAACATCTATAGCGGCCTGGTGACCTACGACGGCGTGACGGGCGAGATCATCCCCGATGTCGCCGAGCGCTGGGAGACGGAGGACAACAAGAGGTGGACGTTCTACCTGCGTGACGATGTGACCTTCCATCGCGGCTACGGCAAGCTCACCTCCACCGACGTCCGCTACAGCTACGAGCGGATCATGGACCCGGCGACCGGTTCGCCGTACGCCAGTGAGTTCGCCGACATCACCTCGATCGAGACACCGGACGACTACACCGTCGTCATCGAGCTCGCCGAGCCGGACGGCAACTTCCTGCACAAGGTGGCCAACTACCACCAGGGTCAGATCGTCTCCCGCAAGGCGATCGAGGAGTTCGGCGACGACTACGCCTTCAACCCGATCGGCACCGGGCCGTTCATGTTCGCCAACTACAAGCCGGGACACTCGTTTACCTTGATCCGCTTCGACGACTACTTCCGCGGCCCCGCCCCGTTGCAGCGGATCGAGTACTCGATCATCAAGGACGACGAGACCGCGGCCATCGCCTTGCAGAACGGCGAGGTCGACGTCGTCATGCGTCAGCGCGGAGACGAGCGGATCGCGGAGCTCGCCAACGAGGGTTACCGCATGTACTTCCGCGAGGCGTACGGGATCAGCGTGAAGATGTTCAACCCGGACGTGAAGCCGTTGGCCGACCCACGGGTGCGTCGGGCCTGGGCCCACGCCGTCGACTGGAAGACGATCCGTGAGACCGTCTCGCCGTTGTCCTCGTCGCCGGCGTCCAACATCCTCCCGCCCTGGATGGACGTCCACACCGACGACGTGCCGCGCTACGAGTACAACCCCGAGAAGGCGCGCAAGCTCCTGGCCGAGGCCGGATACCCGAACGGGTTCACGGTCACGCAGCTCGGGCGCACCTCCGACGGCGTGACCCAGGAGGACCAGCTCGAGCAGTCCTACCTTGCCGAGGTGGGCATCAAGGTCGAGTTCGAGCTGGTCGACACGGCAGTCAACAACGAGCGTCGGAACGCCGGGGACTTCGAGGTCGCGGGGCGGCTGCTTCCGGCCATCAACCCCGACACGATCCTCTTCAGCTACCTGGCGCCGGAGAACATCGCGCCCAAAGGCATGAACGGCTCGCGGTACGACAACCCCGAGCTCTACCAGAAGCTACGGCGGGCCCGCGCGACCACGGACCCGGACGAGCGCAAGCGGCTCTACGCCGAGGTGCAGCGGATCGCGATGACCGACCTTCCGTACCTTCCGACCTCGGCGGCCCACCAGATCTGGCCGGCGGCGCCCAACGTCCGTGGCATCGCGATCAACCCGCTGGCGCAGGTCAACCTCCATGACGTCTACCTCGTGGAGGAGTCGTGA
- a CDS encoding ABC transporter permease — MTAYAVRRLAEVVPTVAGITLLTFLIIRLIPGDPAEFIAGDNLSAENLAAVRERLGLDQPITMQLVDYVLGVCRLDFGTSLLTNLPVSTLVASALPVTIVLAVSGMVLGTVIAIPLGALAAYQGWRGRKLLDQAMTWCVMVVDQMPSFWLGLIFMLVFVLHLGWFPATGPIVWDDPAALAVRLLPAVLILGIDQVASLSRITRTSVREVLDEDYIRTARSLGESGLSTLFRQAVRNGLLPVVTAMGLSFGRLLGGTVILESIFALPGLGTLLVNAINGRDYPIVQGVVFVYALLFVLLNLATDLTYRWIDPRVRY; from the coding sequence GTGACGGCGTACGCGGTTCGTAGGCTGGCTGAGGTCGTGCCCACGGTCGCGGGCATCACCCTCCTCACCTTCCTGATCATCCGACTGATCCCAGGTGACCCGGCGGAGTTCATCGCGGGCGACAACCTGAGCGCCGAGAATCTCGCGGCCGTGCGCGAACGACTCGGGCTTGACCAGCCCATCACGATGCAGCTGGTCGACTACGTGCTCGGCGTCTGCCGACTGGACTTCGGAACGTCGTTGCTCACCAACCTGCCGGTGAGCACGCTCGTCGCCAGCGCGCTGCCGGTCACCATCGTCCTCGCCGTGAGCGGGATGGTGCTCGGAACCGTCATCGCGATTCCCCTCGGCGCGCTGGCCGCCTACCAGGGATGGCGCGGTCGCAAGCTGCTCGACCAGGCGATGACCTGGTGCGTGATGGTCGTCGACCAGATGCCGTCGTTCTGGCTGGGCTTGATCTTCATGCTGGTGTTCGTGCTGCACCTGGGGTGGTTCCCCGCGACCGGCCCGATCGTGTGGGACGACCCAGCTGCTCTGGCGGTGCGGCTTCTCCCGGCGGTCCTCATCTTGGGCATCGACCAAGTCGCCAGCCTGTCGCGGATCACCCGCACCTCCGTGCGGGAGGTGCTCGACGAGGACTACATCCGGACCGCACGGTCGCTCGGCGAGTCGGGCCTCTCGACCCTCTTCCGGCAAGCGGTCCGCAACGGGCTCCTGCCCGTCGTGACCGCCATGGGGCTGTCGTTCGGTCGCCTCCTCGGCGGCACTGTGATCCTCGAGTCGATCTTCGCGCTGCCAGGCCTCGGGACGCTCTTGGTGAACGCCATCAACGGTCGGGACTATCCCATCGTCCAAGGCGTGGTGTTCGTCTACGCGTTGCTCTTCGTCCTCCTCAACCTGGCTACCGACCTGACCTATCGCTGGATCGACCCGCGGGTGCGCTACTAG
- a CDS encoding ABC transporter permease: MTTHADTATRPGLLTGFLSRRRRPAFAHVTLVLGLAILLPVIILGLCSPLLPLPSPTAPNPAEALQPPSLSHPLGTDRIGRDVLARTLAGARVSLLVGLTAAILAVAGGMVIGTLAGFLGRKVDAILMAVTNVFLSFPSLLLAVALVAIFGAGVWQVILAITVADLPRAVRMQRSMVLSLKSRPFMDAARMAAAHTWWLLVRHVVPNTVAPMVVVASMYAATAIVVESALSFLGLGIVPPTPSWGNLIADGRPYLREGWWISTFPGVAIVLVSISLHLLADGLRERLSLAD; encoded by the coding sequence GTGACAACGCACGCTGACACGGCGACGAGGCCCGGTCTGCTGACCGGCTTCCTGAGCCGACGGAGGAGGCCAGCGTTCGCCCACGTGACGCTGGTGCTCGGTCTCGCGATCCTGCTTCCGGTGATCATCCTCGGGCTCTGCTCCCCGTTGCTCCCGTTGCCGAGCCCGACCGCGCCGAACCCTGCCGAGGCCCTGCAGCCGCCGTCGCTGTCGCATCCGTTAGGAACCGACCGGATCGGCCGGGACGTCCTGGCACGCACGTTGGCGGGCGCTCGGGTCTCCCTCCTGGTCGGACTCACCGCGGCGATCCTCGCCGTCGCGGGTGGCATGGTGATCGGAACACTCGCCGGATTCTTGGGCCGCAAGGTCGACGCCATCCTCATGGCGGTCACGAACGTCTTCTTGTCGTTCCCGTCCCTGCTGCTGGCCGTCGCCCTCGTGGCCATCTTCGGGGCGGGCGTGTGGCAGGTGATCCTCGCGATCACCGTCGCGGATCTGCCCCGCGCGGTGCGCATGCAGCGGTCGATGGTGTTGAGTCTCAAGAGCCGGCCGTTCATGGACGCGGCCAGGATGGCGGCGGCTCACACCTGGTGGCTGCTCGTGCGACACGTCGTCCCGAACACCGTGGCGCCGATGGTTGTCGTCGCCAGCATGTACGCGGCCACCGCCATCGTGGTGGAGTCCGCGCTGAGCTTCCTCGGCCTCGGCATCGTGCCGCCGACGCCGTCGTGGGGCAACCTCATCGCCGATGGGCGCCCCTACCTGCGGGAAGGCTGGTGGATCTCGACCTTCCCCGGTGTCGCCATCGTCTTGGTGTCGATCTCGCTGCACCTGCTCGCCGACGGTCTACGGGAACGCCTCAGCCTCGCCGACTGA
- a CDS encoding ABC transporter ATP-binding protein — protein MTTAPLAGEVGHATTVPHARSKAGTSVAPGLRVRDLRVSFALEDGTYPVVSGVDLTLQPGERMALVGESGSGKTVTILSLLRLLPGMARLEARELHVAGHDVLTLDDRRLDGIRGKDVAMIFQDPMSSLNPVLRVERQITAPMRRHLGLSAKDAREQAAALLGRVGIPDPARCLRAYPHELSGGMRQRVMIAIALACRPRVLLADEPTTALDVTIQAQIIRLLTELCDDLGLVCLLVTHDLGVVARFAHRVAVMYAGRVVEEGPVGDVFATPRHPYTRALLASVPTTDRRASLKQIDGAPPGLRARPSGCPFHPRCPDAVDICRVATPALADHGFQHLAACHVTAPNDGVSPPSPSAEGRAS, from the coding sequence ATGACGACCGCGCCACTCGCAGGGGAGGTGGGTCATGCCACCACCGTGCCCCACGCACGTTCGAAGGCCGGCACGAGCGTCGCGCCGGGCCTGCGGGTTCGTGACCTTCGCGTCTCCTTCGCCCTCGAGGACGGGACGTACCCCGTCGTGAGCGGTGTGGACCTCACCCTCCAGCCCGGGGAGCGGATGGCCTTGGTCGGCGAGTCGGGCAGCGGCAAGACCGTCACCATCCTCTCGCTGCTGCGCCTCCTCCCGGGCATGGCGCGGCTCGAGGCGCGCGAGCTGCACGTCGCGGGTCATGACGTGCTGACGTTGGACGATCGTCGGCTGGACGGCATACGCGGCAAGGACGTGGCGATGATCTTCCAGGACCCGATGTCGTCACTCAACCCGGTGCTCCGCGTCGAACGCCAGATCACGGCACCCATGCGACGACACCTCGGTCTGTCCGCGAAGGACGCGAGAGAGCAAGCCGCCGCCCTGCTCGGGCGAGTCGGGATTCCGGATCCCGCACGGTGCCTGCGTGCCTATCCACACGAGCTGTCCGGGGGCATGCGGCAGCGGGTCATGATCGCGATCGCGCTGGCGTGCCGTCCACGGGTGCTGCTCGCGGACGAGCCGACGACCGCGCTCGACGTGACGATTCAGGCGCAGATCATCCGCCTGCTCACCGAGCTTTGTGACGACCTCGGGCTGGTGTGCCTGCTGGTCACGCACGACCTCGGGGTCGTCGCCCGGTTCGCTCACCGGGTGGCCGTGATGTACGCCGGGAGAGTGGTCGAGGAAGGCCCGGTCGGTGACGTGTTCGCGACACCACGCCATCCCTACACCAGGGCGCTGCTGGCGAGCGTTCCGACGACAGACCGACGGGCGTCCCTCAAGCAGATCGACGGCGCCCCGCCGGGACTGCGCGCCCGACCGAGCGGCTGTCCCTTCCATCCACGCTGTCCCGACGCGGTCGACATCTGCCGCGTCGCAACCCCGGCGCTCGCGGACCACGGTTTCCAGCATCTCGCCGCGTGTCACGTCACCGCGCCCAACGACGGCGTGAGCCCGCCATCCCCGAGTGCCGAGGGGAGAGCGAGCTGA